The Brassica napus cultivar Da-Ae chromosome C7, Da-Ae, whole genome shotgun sequence genomic interval ATACAAGGTCAGAAATGCAGGTCTCtagaaaaattagaaaaataggaCTCCCTTTACAGCAGTGTTCTAAAAACCGGTGTAGGCAGCGCTTTGGTAAATTGGATCTAAATGAAACGATTTTTTCCAGaatgatttttaagaaaatcgtgTAATTGTCCAGAAAATCGGTTTAGACACCCACCTAAACAATAATTCTCTATAAGACGCCTAACCATCGCCTAGCAATAGCGCCTacctttctctataaaataaaaatggctAAGAAATTTATAAACTAAGAGCATATCTAAGGCAGAGATAACACTTGTTTTTTGTCCACGAGACAACACAATCACCAATTCAAACTGAAACAAGAGTTTTAACGAACCCAAAAACACAATCTTTCAATCCAAACAGTCATAAGTAAACAAGTTTTGATCTTTCTAGCGAAATTAGTAAGGAACAGGGTGTTTACCTTTGCTTCGATCCATACAACGCTGAAACTTCTCTTTGTAGACGTCAAGCCTCTCCTGCGAAAAAACAGCCAAAGAGAAGTCATTTTCATCAACAAACAAAAACGAATAGCCAAAAGACATTACAATTTCAGATTTGACACGGTGATCGTCGGGATTAACGCCTGTACATCTCAACCTcactgtaaaacaaaaaaaacaaaaaagccACAACAACACATTTACATATCCCACAAAGGAACAAACTTTTCAATCTCATAGCAAGAACGAAGAAAGAGGGAGAGAAGGAGGGTTACGATTGAAGATTGTTGTGGTGGCTTCGGCGAGCATGTACATGACCTTAGCTCGCTTCAACGGCTGCATCTGAGCAAGAACCTCTGGCTGAGCTAGAGAGAGCATCTCCTCGAGCTGCGGTTTGAGCTCCTCGAGGTGGGCCAGTGCTTGTTTCACAGCCTCCATCGCTGATTTCGGAACTACTCCTGCTGCTGCTGGGGCGGCGCTGCTACTTCCTTCACCTCCTCCTTCCATCCTTATTCAATTAGACAGAGTTGGGAACAACACGGCGGCGGAGAGCTAGGTTTGCGGCGGCGGTAGACTATTTGttgaattctttttattttgtttttataaatagaGAGGCGTTTCTGAAACGCAATCGGGAAGAATGACGTCAGCGATATTAAAATGCTGTCATAGTCAGTCAGATATGGGCCGTTAAAGGGCCGTCGTCACCCATCTCGATTGCCCCGACTGATAGTTAAGCCTTGAAGAATGACCTTTATATTGACAGCTTCAAAATGGGTTAGAGAGGATGACGAAACTGACGATGTACACAAGAAGAGCTACTCTCCAAGGGAGCGAGAATACTGGTGGGATAACTTTTAAGGTTGATGACGAGGATCTCAAGGCTAATGATTGTGTACGTACCCAACTTGACAATGGACTGGACGAGGAACAAAGGTTTGATCAAATTCATTTATCtacttttgaaaataatttaggAATTCAGCTTAAACAGgcaaatcaatactattaaaagataACGGAGTCATAAAAAATATACCTATTATAGTTGTTTGTACCCTTTCATTTTTTAGTACAACCtataatataaaaccaaatatcataacatgtttttattatagCAACAACTTAAAACttattacattttaataaataaccacgatttaaaacaatttttataacGACAATCGTTATCCTTTTACATTTTAGCAACCCACATTATTTCAATCACACGAATGTACAagatattttaacttttaaaacatttaattaaattcttaacttttgaaaatttgatttaaaatatataagatgttttataTGTTAGTTTAGTTATACCAAAATCCTTTAATATTTCTACATTATTTCAAAGGAGAAAATGTTTCGAAACATAGGATTCATGTTTGGATATGCAGTTCTAAGTTCTTTGGATCCTAAACGTTTgacataactaaatattttaaaatatat includes:
- the LOC106410889 gene encoding nuclear nucleic acid-binding protein C1D isoform X3 — its product is MEGGGEGSSSAAPAAAGVVPKSAMEAVKQALAHLEELKPQLEEMLSLAQPEVLAQMQPLKRAKVMYMLAEATTTIFNLRLRCTGVNPDDHRVKSEIVMSFGYSFLFVDENDFSLAVFSQERLDVYKEKFQRCMDRSKEPLRPTTVLNRQAATRFIEHSLPDLSSAQRQNIRDLSKGEKSRMRYSETSAKKRKYQSNEKQSVRSAAKEFLEKAARELNGNNENGLKGPLMAAAEGTSDDVEMGTA
- the LOC106410889 gene encoding nuclear nucleic acid-binding protein C1D isoform X4, encoding MEGGGEGSSSAAPAAAGVVPKSAMEAVKQALAHLEELKPQLEEMLSLAQPEVLAQMQPLKRAKVMYMLAEATTTIFNLRLRCTGVNPDDHRVKSEIERLDVYKEKFQRCMDRSKEPLRPTTVLNRQAATRFIEHSLPDLSSAQRQNIRDLSKGEKSRMRYSETSAKKRKYQSNEKQSVRSAAKEFLEKAARELNGNNENGLKGPLMAAAEGTSDDVEMGTA
- the LOC106410889 gene encoding uncharacterized protein LOC106410889 isoform X1; protein product: MEGGGEGSSSAAPAAAGVVPKSAMEAVKQALAHLEELKPQLEEMLSLAQPEVLAQMQPLKRAKVMYMLAEATTTIFNLRLRCTGVNPDDHRVKSEIVMSFGYSFLFVDENDFSLAVFSQERLDVYKEKFQRCMDRSKEPLRPTTVLNRQAATRFIEHSLPDLSSAQRQNIRDLSKGEKSRMRYSETSAKKRKYQSNEKQSVRSAAKEFLEKAARELNGNNENGLKGPLMAAAEGTSDDVEMAADLFGLCLRHSSSSSPSFFLREVCFLNSSYL